The Aequorivita sublithincola DSM 14238 genome window below encodes:
- a CDS encoding MmcQ/YjbR family DNA-binding protein, with amino-acid sequence MNIEQFREYCIAKKGVTESFPFDDKALVFKVMDKMFALAGLDSNPATANLKCDPERAIELREEYDGSIIAGYHMSKKHWNTIEIENVSPKLLTELIDHSYDLVVKGLTKKLQTELAAL; translated from the coding sequence ATGAACATAGAACAATTCAGAGAGTATTGCATAGCAAAAAAAGGAGTAACGGAGTCTTTTCCTTTTGATGATAAAGCGCTCGTTTTTAAAGTGATGGATAAAATGTTTGCGTTAGCAGGTTTAGATTCTAACCCTGCAACCGCCAACCTAAAGTGCGATCCTGAGCGAGCAATTGAACTTCGCGAAGAATATGACGGGTCGATAATTGCAGGGTATCATATGAGTAAAAAACATTGGAATACAATTGAAATCGAAAACGTATCGCCCAAATTACTCACTGAATTAATAGATCATTCTTATGATTTGGTTGTAAAAGGTCTCACCAAAAAGTTGCAAACCGAACTTGCCGCACTATAA
- the ruvC gene encoding crossover junction endodeoxyribonuclease RuvC: METKTEKIILGIDPGTTIMGFGLIKVVGKQMQFLQLNELQLKKYDDHYLKLKLIFERTIELIDTHNPDEIAIEAPFFGKNVQSMLKLGRAQGVAMAAGLSREIPITEYSPKKIKMAITGNGNASKEQVAKMLQSLLNLKELPKNLDSTDGLAAAVCHFYNSGKMETGKSYTGWAAFVKQNEDRIK, encoded by the coding sequence ATGGAAACTAAAACAGAAAAAATAATTTTAGGAATAGATCCCGGAACCACAATTATGGGTTTCGGTCTTATAAAAGTGGTTGGCAAACAGATGCAGTTTTTACAACTGAACGAACTTCAGCTTAAAAAATACGACGACCACTACCTGAAATTAAAACTAATTTTTGAACGTACCATAGAACTAATAGACACCCACAACCCAGACGAAATTGCTATTGAAGCACCTTTCTTCGGAAAGAATGTTCAGTCTATGTTAAAATTGGGTCGTGCACAAGGTGTAGCAATGGCGGCTGGACTTTCAAGAGAAATTCCGATAACAGAATATTCGCCAAAAAAGATAAAAATGGCAATTACAGGAAACGGAAACGCTAGTAAAGAACAAGTGGCTAAAATGCTTCAAAGTCTTTTAAACCTAAAAGAACTTCCAAAAAACCTAGATAGCACCGACGGACTTGCTGCTGCGGTTTGCCATTTCTACAATTCAGGAAAAATGGAAACAGGTAAAAGCTATACCGGTTGGGCGGCTTTTGTAAAACAGAATGAAGACAGGATTAAGTAG
- a CDS encoding BlaI/MecI/CopY family transcriptional regulator — MKQLTKAEEDIMQILWNLKEANVASIMDEFPEPKPAYNTVSTIVRILESKDFVDYRKEGRGHVYFPKVKKTEYSSQSLNKLMDGYFQGSFKSMVSFFMKKNDISIQEMEVIMKEINAEKPEK; from the coding sequence ATGAAACAACTTACAAAAGCAGAAGAAGACATTATGCAAATCCTTTGGAATTTAAAAGAAGCAAATGTAGCTTCAATTATGGATGAATTTCCAGAGCCAAAACCAGCCTACAATACCGTTTCTACCATTGTTAGGATTTTGGAGAGCAAAGATTTTGTGGATTACAGAAAAGAAGGACGTGGCCATGTATATTTTCCAAAAGTGAAAAAAACGGAATACAGCAGCCAATCATTAAACAAGTTGATGGACGGTTATTTTCAAGGTTCCTTTAAAAGTATGGTTTCCTTTTTTATGAAGAAAAACGACATCAGCATTCAAGAAATGGAGGTTATTATGAAAGAAATTAACGCTGAGAAACCTGAAAAATGA
- a CDS encoding M56 family metallopeptidase, with the protein MIHTLFQILVFQILFLAVYDLFFRKETFFNLNRVYLLLTPILGCVLPFISLEFLQQNIPKEYVFQLPAVIIGDTSETISSGVSSWFPSLLDFWFLGMLLSALFFGWKLYKIAKLKIAGTVENFPNFKLVILPKTDTAFSFFNSIFIGENISEESKASIISHEKIHIEQKHSLDLLFFEILRIVFWFNPMIYLFQNRIATLHEYIADAKVTQQKSKKQYYQNLLSEVFQTEKISFINTFFNQSLIKKRIIMLQKSKSRKIAQLKYLLLLPAIFSMLFYTACSDDPKAEETQTVEQSNSEVMNKINELDEAIMKKGEMTPEEEKALKLLTTEAQPGDKVYTSVQEYLDETKDQNEADVPFAAIEKVPVFPGCTGADNEAMKKCMSMNISQFVGTNFNTELANSLGLVGRQRIAVQFKIDKTGKIVDVRARAPKPELEAEAVRIVKLLPQMQPGEQKGEKVGVLYSLPIVFDIK; encoded by the coding sequence ATGATACACACACTATTTCAAATACTCGTTTTTCAAATACTGTTTTTGGCAGTTTATGATCTTTTTTTTAGGAAGGAAACTTTCTTCAATTTGAACAGAGTTTATCTATTGTTAACACCAATTTTAGGCTGTGTTTTACCATTTATAAGCTTAGAGTTTCTTCAACAAAACATTCCGAAGGAATATGTATTTCAGTTGCCAGCGGTTATTATTGGCGATACTTCTGAAACAATTTCAAGTGGAGTTTCATCGTGGTTTCCCAGTTTATTAGATTTCTGGTTTTTAGGAATGCTTCTCAGCGCATTGTTTTTCGGTTGGAAATTATACAAAATAGCAAAGTTGAAAATCGCTGGAACTGTGGAAAACTTCCCAAATTTTAAATTGGTGATTCTTCCCAAAACAGACACTGCATTTTCTTTTTTCAACTCAATATTTATTGGCGAAAACATTTCCGAAGAAAGCAAAGCCAGCATCATTTCTCACGAAAAAATTCACATAGAGCAAAAACATTCTCTAGACTTACTGTTTTTTGAAATTCTAAGAATTGTGTTTTGGTTCAATCCAATGATTTATCTATTTCAGAATAGAATAGCCACTCTTCACGAATATATTGCTGATGCAAAAGTGACGCAGCAAAAAAGTAAAAAACAATACTATCAAAATCTACTTTCGGAAGTATTTCAAACCGAAAAAATATCATTCATCAATACATTTTTCAATCAATCATTAATCAAAAAACGAATAATTATGTTACAAAAATCAAAATCCAGAAAAATCGCGCAACTTAAGTATTTACTATTGTTGCCAGCAATCTTCAGCATGTTATTTTACACAGCTTGCAGCGACGATCCAAAAGCCGAAGAAACGCAAACTGTAGAACAGTCAAATTCCGAAGTAATGAACAAAATCAATGAACTGGACGAAGCCATTATGAAAAAAGGCGAAATGACTCCAGAAGAAGAAAAAGCCTTGAAACTTTTAACAACAGAAGCACAACCAGGCGATAAAGTTTACACTTCCGTTCAGGAATATTTGGACGAAACAAAAGATCAAAACGAAGCAGATGTTCCTTTTGCAGCTATTGAAAAAGTGCCAGTTTTCCCTGGCTGCACAGGCGCTGATAATGAAGCTATGAAAAAGTGTATGTCTATGAATATTTCGCAATTTGTTGGCACCAATTTCAACACCGAGCTTGCCAATAGTTTAGGCTTGGTAGGCAGACAACGCATCGCCGTTCAATTCAAAATTGATAAAACTGGAAAAATAGTAGATGTTCGCGCGCGGGCTCCAAAACCAGAACTTGAAGCGGAAGCTGTTCGTATTGTAAAGTTACTTCCACAAATGCAACCCGGCGAGCAGAAAGGTGAAAAAGTAGGCGTACTCTATTCTTTACCTATTGTTTTTGATATAAAGTAA
- a CDS encoding DUF4230 domain-containing protein, with amino-acid sequence MEYLFIGLAVGAILAYFLFARFGGGRKEKVTTQSVILMEKIRSVCKFITIEGDFSEIFYYENVKEKWLSLILGKKKALVLIEAKAHIGFDLTKVKMNADTKNRTIILTNFPQPELLTIETDFKYYDKKEGWANPFTASDLTDINQEAKKHIVDKIPESGLLQEASKQALETIKLMETLVETINWKLDYSALYAADEKPKLEK; translated from the coding sequence ATGGAATATCTTTTTATAGGTTTAGCGGTAGGAGCGATTTTGGCTTACTTTCTGTTCGCACGTTTTGGCGGTGGAAGAAAGGAAAAGGTCACAACACAATCGGTTATTTTAATGGAAAAAATTCGTAGTGTCTGCAAATTCATCACTATTGAAGGCGATTTTTCTGAAATCTTCTATTATGAAAATGTAAAAGAAAAATGGTTAAGCTTAATTTTAGGAAAAAAGAAAGCTTTGGTTCTCATTGAAGCAAAAGCGCATATTGGCTTCGATCTTACAAAAGTGAAAATGAATGCCGACACCAAAAACAGAACCATAATTCTCACAAATTTTCCACAACCGGAATTACTAACTATAGAAACAGACTTTAAATATTACGACAAAAAAGAAGGTTGGGCAAACCCTTTTACAGCTAGCGATTTAACAGATATAAACCAAGAGGCAAAAAAGCATATTGTAGATAAAATTCCTGAAAGCGGTTTGTTGCAAGAAGCTTCAAAACAAGCTTTAGAAACAATAAAACTTATGGAAACCTTGGTGGAAACTATTAATTGGAAATTAGATTATTCTGCACTTTATGCTGCGGACGAAAAACCAAAGTTGGAGAAATGA
- the hemW gene encoding radical SAM family heme chaperone HemW, which translates to MKNNSENIESNTNGAGIYIHIPFCKQACHYCDFHFSTSIKKKGELVDALCKELVLRRDEIEGRIETIYFGGGTPSLLSSEELKQIFKAIYENYKVSENPEITLEANPDDLIDVSLSASDSYRIEDLSKIKLKALKEAGINRLSIGIQSFFQEDLKLMNRAHNATEALGCIAEAKKYFENISIDLIYGIPGMTNERWKKNLEIALNLDVPHLSCYALTVEPKTALKKFIDKGIVPPVDEDVAKQHYEILVEETEKAGLDNYEFSNFGKPGFHSRNNTAYWEGKPYLGIGPSAHGYDGKSRTWNVSNNTKYIKSIEAGILPSESETLSKKDKYNEYIMTGLRTKKGVSLEKIESDFGKNYSEYLLKQAENPIRNEFLILENQTLKVSKKGKFLSDGIASDLFCV; encoded by the coding sequence ATGAAGAATAATTCAGAAAATATTGAAAGCAATACAAATGGAGCAGGAATCTACATTCACATCCCCTTCTGCAAACAAGCCTGCCATTACTGCGATTTCCACTTTTCAACTTCAATAAAGAAAAAGGGAGAATTAGTAGATGCCCTTTGTAAAGAATTAGTGCTTCGTAGAGATGAAATTGAAGGAAGAATTGAAACAATTTATTTCGGTGGCGGAACTCCAAGCTTACTTTCTTCGGAAGAATTAAAGCAGATTTTTAAAGCAATTTACGAAAATTATAAAGTTTCCGAAAACCCAGAAATCACGCTAGAAGCCAATCCAGATGATTTAATAGATGTCAGTCTGAGCGCATCCGATAGCTATCGGATCGAAGACCTTTCGAAGATCAAATTAAAGGCATTAAAGGAAGCAGGAATCAACCGTTTAAGCATCGGAATTCAATCCTTTTTTCAAGAAGACCTAAAACTAATGAATCGCGCCCACAATGCAACAGAAGCTTTGGGATGTATTGCGGAAGCAAAGAAATATTTCGAAAACATAAGCATCGATTTAATCTACGGAATTCCAGGAATGACTAACGAACGGTGGAAAAAAAATCTTGAAATAGCTTTAAATCTTGACGTGCCTCATCTTTCGTGTTACGCTTTAACTGTTGAGCCGAAAACGGCTTTAAAAAAATTCATCGATAAAGGAATTGTGCCACCAGTTGATGAAGATGTGGCAAAACAACACTATGAAATTTTAGTTGAAGAAACCGAAAAAGCAGGTTTGGATAATTATGAGTTTTCAAATTTTGGAAAACCTGGATTCCATTCTAGAAATAATACGGCCTATTGGGAAGGAAAACCATATTTGGGCATCGGCCCTTCAGCACACGGTTATGACGGAAAATCACGAACTTGGAATGTATCAAATAACACAAAATATATTAAAAGTATAGAAGCTGGAATACTACCTTCAGAATCCGAAACCCTTTCGAAAAAAGATAAATACAATGAATATATTATGACTGGATTGCGAACCAAAAAAGGTGTTTCGTTGGAAAAAATTGAAAGTGATTTTGGAAAAAACTATTCAGAGTATTTATTGAAACAAGCTGAAAATCCTATAAGAAACGAATTTTTAATTCTTGAAAACCAAACTTTAAAAGTTTCAAAAAAAGGAAAATTTTTGAGTGATGGGATTGCTAGTGATTTGTTTTGCGTATAA
- a CDS encoding glycosyltransferase family 2 protein, which produces MIWGFVILFGAYFICMMALVYGFRKASVFSSEEIIHKTRFSIVIPFRNEAENLPYLLRTIEALNYSTELFEIIFVNDASEDTSEAILCSAIEKSKFLIKLIQNNRISNSPKKDAISEAIKNSNFEWIVTTDADCELPENWLKTLDAFIQKNNPVMVCGPVVYESDGSFIENFQQLDGLSLQAVTIGSFGFGNPLLSNGANLGYKKDAFILVNGFSGNDHIASGDDIFLLEKMKKAFPEMVKFLKSKEVVVSTKPQLSWKKVVNQRVRWASKTSKQKNISSLLLGLLVLFVNASILAIPFLMIFDSENIILFLLLIFFKISIDYIVIKQTSSFFNVKISVLNFIWQPFLYAIITVLVVIGSLCGSYAWKGRSFKKQ; this is translated from the coding sequence ATGATTTGGGGTTTTGTAATTCTTTTTGGCGCATACTTTATTTGTATGATGGCATTGGTTTATGGTTTTAGAAAAGCATCCGTTTTTTCTTCGGAAGAAATAATTCACAAAACTCGTTTTAGTATTGTAATTCCCTTTAGAAACGAAGCAGAAAACCTTCCATATCTTCTAAGAACTATTGAAGCATTGAATTATTCTACTGAACTATTTGAAATCATTTTTGTGAATGACGCTTCCGAAGATACTTCTGAAGCAATCCTTTGTTCAGCAATTGAAAAAAGTAAATTTTTAATAAAACTTATTCAGAACAATCGTATTTCAAATTCTCCTAAAAAAGACGCAATTTCCGAAGCCATAAAAAATTCAAATTTTGAATGGATTGTAACTACAGATGCCGATTGTGAATTACCTGAAAATTGGTTGAAAACCTTGGATGCATTCATTCAGAAAAATAATCCAGTTATGGTTTGCGGTCCTGTTGTGTATGAAAGTGACGGAAGTTTTATTGAAAATTTTCAACAATTGGACGGCCTAAGTCTGCAAGCTGTAACTATTGGAAGCTTTGGTTTTGGGAATCCTTTGTTGAGTAATGGTGCAAATTTGGGGTATAAAAAAGATGCATTTATACTTGTGAATGGTTTTTCGGGTAATGATCACATTGCCAGTGGTGACGATATTTTTCTATTGGAAAAGATGAAAAAAGCATTTCCTGAAATGGTTAAATTTCTAAAATCGAAAGAAGTAGTTGTTTCTACTAAACCTCAACTTAGTTGGAAAAAGGTTGTTAATCAGCGTGTGCGTTGGGCTTCAAAAACTTCGAAACAGAAGAATATTTCTTCACTTTTATTAGGCTTGCTTGTACTTTTTGTGAATGCTTCCATTTTGGCAATTCCTTTTTTAATGATTTTCGATTCTGAAAATATTATTCTATTTCTACTTTTAATCTTCTTTAAAATAAGCATCGATTATATTGTAATAAAACAAACTTCTAGTTTTTTCAACGTAAAAATTTCAGTCTTAAACTTTATTTGGCAACCTTTTCTGTATGCTATTATAACAGTTTTGGTTGTAATTGGAAGTTTATGCGGAAGTTATGCTTGGAAGGGTCGTAGTTTTAAAAAGCAATAA
- a CDS encoding DUF4260 domain-containing protein, giving the protein MKTTIRLEELAQFILGIVLFSQLDYAWWWFPALILTPDIGAVGYLINTKVGAFTYNFFHHKAVAIAVGLCAFYLDNSLLILIGVILFSHAALDRIFGYGLKYPDSFKNTHLGDIGK; this is encoded by the coding sequence ATGAAAACTACTATAAGACTTGAAGAATTGGCACAATTCATTTTAGGAATTGTACTTTTTTCACAGCTTGATTACGCGTGGTGGTGGTTTCCAGCATTAATCCTGACCCCAGATATTGGAGCAGTTGGGTATTTAATTAACACAAAGGTCGGTGCTTTCACCTACAATTTTTTTCATCATAAAGCTGTGGCAATTGCGGTAGGTTTGTGCGCTTTCTACCTCGATAATTCGCTGTTAATTTTAATAGGTGTAATTTTGTTCTCCCACGCGGCTTTAGATAGAATTTTCGGGTATGGATTGAAATATCCTGACAGTTTTAAAAACACGCATTTGGGCGATATAGGTAAATAA
- a CDS encoding transporter substrate-binding domain-containing protein, translating into MRHFLLSIFLFCSIVSIGQTDEKNIRVGYAGSAPFVMHDDKEDGIVFDIWKEIAFNLNLKYSYQEFASVEDGIAAAKNHEIDILIGPTTINVERATEISFSQPYYDTEMAVLAPKQELTFWDKVRPIFSKTFLFGVLGLLLVLTIVGFVFWLVEGRKFKDEYGKHMHQGVGIGIWLAITTMTTVGYGDYAPRTPAGRFVMGSWMIISLILATSFVAGIATTLSMTTREDKTITSMQQLEGKKVAVPDYKKIMDRVLNVDGTPIAVHSVAEGYEMLLNKKVDALIYDQIPLEYIFESKDKDDFVLSKRKIEPQYYGFVFPIGSDLKRKVDIEIIELQEAKEISHIVDDWVSRN; encoded by the coding sequence ATGCGTCATTTTCTATTGTCAATCTTTCTTTTCTGTTCCATAGTATCAATTGGACAAACCGACGAAAAAAATATACGGGTTGGCTATGCGGGCTCGGCGCCTTTTGTGATGCACGACGACAAAGAAGATGGGATTGTTTTTGATATTTGGAAGGAAATTGCGTTCAACCTCAATCTAAAATATTCGTATCAAGAATTCGCTTCAGTGGAAGATGGGATTGCCGCTGCAAAAAACCACGAAATAGATATTCTAATAGGTCCAACTACGATAAATGTGGAGCGTGCAACAGAAATTTCGTTTTCACAACCTTATTATGATACGGAAATGGCGGTTTTAGCTCCTAAACAAGAACTTACTTTTTGGGATAAAGTACGGCCTATTTTTTCAAAAACATTTCTATTTGGTGTACTCGGTCTTTTACTAGTACTTACCATTGTTGGCTTTGTATTTTGGTTGGTGGAAGGCAGAAAATTCAAGGACGAATACGGAAAACATATGCATCAGGGAGTTGGTATTGGTATTTGGCTGGCAATCACAACCATGACTACCGTTGGTTATGGCGATTATGCGCCGCGAACTCCCGCCGGAAGGTTTGTGATGGGCTCGTGGATGATAATTTCGTTGATTTTAGCAACCTCTTTTGTTGCTGGAATTGCCACAACGCTTTCAATGACCACACGTGAAGACAAAACCATAACAAGTATGCAGCAATTGGAAGGCAAAAAAGTTGCTGTGCCCGACTATAAAAAAATAATGGACCGTGTGCTTAATGTTGATGGTACACCAATAGCTGTTCATTCTGTTGCTGAAGGGTACGAAATGCTTTTAAACAAAAAAGTGGATGCACTTATTTATGACCAAATACCACTTGAATACATTTTTGAATCAAAAGACAAGGATGATTTTGTGTTGAGCAAACGAAAAATTGAGCCTCAATATTACGGTTTTGTATTTCCTATTGGTAGCGATTTAAAACGAAAAGTTGATATAGAAATTATTGAGCTACAGGAAGCCAAAGAAATTTCGCATATTGTGGATGATTGGGTTTCTCGGAATTAG
- a CDS encoding cyclase family protein: MKTTIQINNQIIEVDLSKPLDISIPLQASEENPLAWYLKEPVIEPVIMGDWTAKVSEGASVNFNNIFFNPHAHGTHTECFGHISKEFHSVNEALKTFFFLAEVTSVKPEKVGEDEIISEESIRKALNGKTPEAIVIITLPNTSDKKSKHWSNTNWPFLHEKAALFLREIGVKHLLIDLPSVDKEMDEGKLLAHKAFWNYPEKPREDCTITELVYVPDSVADGNYLLNLQIASFHNDASPSKPVLYKII, encoded by the coding sequence ATGAAAACCACAATTCAAATAAACAATCAAATCATCGAAGTTGATCTTTCCAAACCATTGGATATTTCGATCCCATTGCAAGCTTCCGAGGAAAATCCGCTGGCGTGGTATCTAAAAGAACCGGTCATTGAACCTGTAATTATGGGCGATTGGACGGCAAAAGTTTCTGAAGGCGCTTCGGTAAACTTTAATAATATATTTTTCAATCCACACGCCCACGGCACGCATACCGAATGTTTTGGGCATATTTCTAAAGAATTTCATTCGGTAAATGAAGCTTTAAAAACCTTCTTTTTTTTAGCTGAAGTAACTTCAGTAAAACCTGAAAAAGTTGGCGAAGACGAAATCATTTCCGAAGAAAGTATCCGTAAAGCTTTAAACGGAAAAACACCCGAAGCAATAGTAATCATAACACTTCCGAATACTTCAGATAAAAAATCAAAACATTGGTCAAACACCAATTGGCCATTTCTTCACGAAAAAGCAGCTTTGTTTTTAAGAGAAATTGGGGTGAAACATTTATTGATAGACCTTCCTTCCGTAGACAAAGAAATGGACGAAGGCAAGCTTTTGGCGCACAAAGCGTTTTGGAATTATCCCGAAAAGCCTCGCGAAGATTGTACAATAACAGAGCTAGTTTATGTTCCAGATTCAGTTGCAGATGGGAATTATCTTTTGAATCTGCAAATCGCTTCCTTTCATAACGATGCTTCACCAAGTAAACCAGTTTTATATAAAATTATTTAA
- a CDS encoding lysylphosphatidylglycerol synthase domain-containing protein: protein MIAISHKAKQYLLVATKVLVLAVTFGYIFYTLKNNASLDFSEFITTIISKGTIAIYSLVFFLLLASANWFFEILKWKTLVSTIEKIDFKTALKQSLASLTVSLATPNRIGEYGAKALFFETRKRKKILLLNFFSSTTQMLVTGFFGVFGVFYLLKNFNINYSITTICYFGIGVILMVAIGYYFKEKELLLKGFSITKKTKFFRNIPFQIKFKTVLFSAFRYVIFSGMFYGMLLFFGANISFFEAMPLIFAMYLLVSIVPTLFIFDVVIRSGAAVWLFSFAGVPELVVLSTVLAMWLFNFVFPAFLGSFFVLTYKPITQ from the coding sequence ATGATTGCCATATCCCACAAAGCTAAACAATATCTGCTTGTCGCCACGAAAGTTTTGGTGCTTGCTGTGACTTTTGGATACATTTTTTATACCCTAAAGAATAATGCTTCCTTGGATTTTAGTGAGTTTATAACGACTATCATTTCAAAAGGAACTATTGCTATTTATTCATTAGTATTCTTTCTGCTTTTAGCATCAGCCAACTGGTTTTTTGAAATTCTGAAATGGAAAACTTTGGTTTCAACGATTGAAAAAATAGATTTTAAAACGGCCTTAAAACAGAGTTTGGCTTCATTGACCGTTTCATTGGCAACACCAAATAGAATCGGGGAATATGGTGCAAAAGCGCTTTTTTTTGAAACGAGAAAGCGGAAAAAAATACTATTACTAAACTTCTTTTCTAGTACAACTCAAATGTTGGTTACGGGGTTTTTCGGTGTTTTTGGGGTATTTTATTTGTTGAAGAATTTTAATATAAATTATTCAATTACTACAATTTGCTATTTTGGAATTGGTGTAATTTTAATGGTTGCGATTGGTTATTATTTTAAGGAAAAAGAACTCTTGCTGAAAGGTTTTTCAATAACAAAAAAGACAAAATTTTTCAGAAATATTCCGTTTCAAATAAAGTTTAAAACTGTATTATTTTCTGCATTTCGATATGTAATTTTCAGTGGAATGTTTTACGGAATGTTACTTTTTTTTGGCGCAAACATTTCTTTTTTTGAAGCTATGCCGTTAATTTTTGCAATGTATTTATTAGTTTCAATTGTGCCAACACTTTTTATTTTTGACGTTGTAATCCGCAGTGGCGCGGCGGTTTGGTTGTTTTCTTTTGCGGGAGTTCCGGAGTTGGTTGTTTTGAGTACCGTTCTTGCAATGTGGCTTTTCAATTTTGTATTTCCTGCATTTCTTGGAAGTTTTTTCGTGCTTACCTATAAACCAATTACCCAATGA